ATCGGCAACCTGCGACCGAGCCCAGAAGGGCTCGGCGGCGGCTCAGCCGCCGCGACGGGAGAGGAGGCCCAAGAACCGCGCTTCTTGGGCCGGAGAGGGGCGCGTAGCCCCTCTCGGAACAAACAGCTAGCAGCGTTGGAAAAGTCGCGAAGCGGACTTTTTCAGCAGCCTGCTAGAACGGGAAGAACAGCGGGATCATCGCCGTCATGACGGCGAGCAGGACGATGGTCAGCGGCGTCCCCACCTTGAGGTAGTCCATCGAGCGATAGCCGCCGGCACCCATCACCAGCAGGTTGGCTTTGTGGCTGAAGGGCGTCATGAAGGCGGCCGAGGCGGCCAGGCTGGCTCCCATCATGAAGGGGTAGGGGCTGACCCCCATGCCCTCGGCGGTTTGCAGCACCACCGGCGTCAGCAGCACCACCGCCGGGGCGCCGTCGAGGCCCTGGCTGAGTATGCTCGACAGCACCACCAGGGCACCGAGGACGGCGTAAGGGCCCCAGGGGCCGGCGAGCTCGCCGACCTGATCGGCGATCAGCTGGGCGGCGCCGGTGCGCTCCATGGCGACCCCCACCGGCAGCACCGCAGCGACCAGGAAGATGGCGCGCCATTCGATCGCCCGGTAGGCCTCTTCCATGGTGACGGCGCCGAGCAGAACCACCACCGTGGCGGCGGTGAAGGCGGCGACGTGAATCGGCTGGAAACCGGCCATCACCATGGCGACCATCAGCAGCAGTCCGCCGAGGGCGAAGGGCGCCTTGCGGGTGCGGCGCGGCACTTCGTGGCGCGCCGAGAGGACAACGAAGTCGGACTCCGCCGCGAGCTGACCGATCTTCTCCCGCGGGCCCTGCAGCAGCAGGGCGTCACCGACCTCGAGGGCGAGGCGCGCCAGGCGATGATGCACCGGCTCGCCGCGGCGCCACAGGGCCAGCACCTGAAGGCCATAGCGGTCGCGGAAGCGCAAATCGCCGAGGGACTGACCGATGGCCGCCGAGCGCGGCGCCACGGAGGCTTCGACGACGGCCACCTCGTCGGACTCGAAAACCGCCGGTTCGGCCGAGCCGACGCCCTCTTCGAGCTCGACATCGCCGAGCTCGACCAGGCTGACGATGCGCGATGGCTTGCCGGTGAGGAGCAGCCGATCGCCCGCGCGCAGAACCTCGTCCGGAGAAACGATGAGCAGGATCTCCTCGCCGCGAATGATGCCGGCGACGGCCGGTCCCGAGAGCTCGCCGAGGCGGCTGCCGGCGAGGGTCATGCCGGCGAGGGCCGAGCCCTCCGGAATGGCGATCTGGAAGAGCTCGTCACGCATCGGCGAGAGCGCCTTGAAACCGAGGGCGAGGACTTCGAGATCGCGGCTCTCGGACAGCGCTTCGAGGTCGCGGCGGTGGCCGAGGGCGAGGAGGTGGTCGCCGGCTGCGAGAACTTCCGAGCCGACCTGGCGCAGGAGTAGCTCGTCACCACGCTCGATGGCCAGTACGACGAGGCCGCAGCGCTTGCGGAAATCGAGCTCACGGAGCGTCTTGCCGACGAAGCTCGAGCCCGCCGACAGGGCCAGTTGGGCGCCGCCGATGCCGCCGCGAGGCAGCGGGATGTCGGCCGTCGTCGCTTTGCTCACGCGCAGGTTCTTGAGCCGCAGCATCTCTTCCAGGTCGGCGATGCGGCCCTGGATGAAGAGTGAATCGCCGCCGCGCAGCAGGGTGTCGGCGGCGGGCGCCGGCCGACGCTTGCCGCGCCGTTCGATGGCCACCACCTGAGTGCCCAGGGCGGTGCCGAGCTTGGCTTCGCCGAGGGTCAGGCCGTTGAGCGGCGAGCTTTCGGGGATGCGGAGGGTGAAGAGCTCTTGGTCGAGCTGGTAGACCTGGGCCAGGTCGCCGGCCTCCGAGAGGGCCGGGCCATGGGTCTCGCGAGTCGGCAGGAGCCGCCGGCCGAGGGTGGTCATGAAGAGCACGCCGATTGCCAGAATGGCGAGGCCGATGGGGGTGAAGTCGAAGAGCTCGAAGGGCTCGAGGCCGCGCTCGCGCAGCATTTCCGCGGCCAGGATGTTGGGCGGCGTGCCCACCAGGGTGGTGGTGCCGCCGAGAATGGCACCGAAGGCCAGGGGCATGAACAGCCGCGACGGCGGGATCTTGGCTTGCCGCGCCAGGGCGGCCACCGCCGGCATCAAGACGGCGGTGGCGGCGATGTTGTTCATGAAGGCCGAGAGCACGCCGGCGATCAGCATCAAGGTGATGATCAGGGGCACTTCGCGGTTGCCGACCCAGCGGTGCAGGCGCGAGCCCACCATGTCGGCGAGACCGGTGTGGAGGAGGGCGGCGCTGACGATGAAGATCGACAGCATGGTGATCACCGCCGAGGAGGCGAAGCCGGTGAAGGCCTCGTCGGCAGTGAGGTAGCCGGTGAGGGTGAGGATCACCAGGCCGGCGAAGGCGGTCAGGTCGACGGGCAGCTTCTCGGTGAGAAACAGGTAGACCATGCCGGCCAGCAGGGCTAGCAGGAAACCGATCTCGATGGTCATCGCGCTCCCTCCCAGGGGCACCTCTGGCCGGCCGGAGGCCCGCTTCGGCGATTCAGCGAGGAGCCGACCCTTCTCTCAGGCACAGCTCTTCCAGGCGCAGCAGAAGAGCGCAGTCCCGAAGGCCAGTCCTTAATGGGCGTGGACCCTCACCTTGCGACCGACGATGTCGAAGATGCGGCGCAGCTCGTCGTAGTCCGGGTGGCGCATGCGCACCCAGGCGTTCGCCATGTAGCCCGCCTCCACCGGCTGGGTCGGGCTGCCCGGCGGCGGCAGGTGGGCGTCGATCACCCACTGGCCGAAGGCGTTCTGCATTTCGTCGATGCCCTCGTAGCCGGCGATGCGGCCGTCGCCGCTCGGGCGCAGGGCGATCATGCCGGCGGAGAAGCGGCGCGACGCATCCTCTCCGCGGCGCCCATGAACCAGAGTCATGGCCCATTCACGATAGACGTCGATGTCGTTGGCAGCGGAGTAGACGTCCCACACGCCGACCCCCGGTGGCCGGCAGCCGATCTCCGAGAATTTCAGGCCCTTGGGGCCGAAGAACCACTCCATGTGGGTGGCGGAGGTGCCGATGCCGAGGATCTCGATGACCTTGCGGCCGAGGTGACGGACCTCTTGGTAGCTCTCCGCCTCGAGGCGGTTGGTGGTCACCAGGTAGGGATTGACCTCGCGGCTGCGCATGGCGTCGAGGACCCGCGGGTAGTAGTGGGAGATGAACTCGTGAAGCGGCTCGCCGCGCACCGAAAGGGTGTCCCAGAAGCCCTCGTGGCCCTCGATGAACTCCTCGATGGCGACGGAGCCGCCGTGGGCCAGGCGGTGCTCGGCAATCGCCCGCTCGAGGCCGCGGTCGTCGTCGACCCTTATGGTGCCGGCGGCGCCGGCGCCGCTGCGCGGCTTGAAGATCAGCGGATAACCGACGCGCTCGGCGAAGGCGCGGGCCTCCGGCGGCGATTCGGCGCCGGTCGACTGAGCGCAGGGAATGCCGCCCTGGCGCAGCGCTTCCTTCATCGCCGGCTTGTCGCGGCACAGCCAGGCGGTGCGCACCGAGGTGCCGGGAATGCCGCAGGCCTCGCGCACCTTGGCGACGGGCAGGATGTGGGCCTCGACGGTGGCCTCCAGCAGGTCGACCCAGGGGCCGCGCTTCTGGATCCGCCGCACCGCCTCGAGCATCGCCCCTTCATCGACCACCGAGCGCACTTCTTCGTAGCCGTCGAGCCACGACTTGAGGTCGTCGCTGAGGTAGGCGAGGGGGCGCTCGCCGATGCCGGTGACGCGGGCCCCGACCTCCTTGAGGGCCTTCACATGCTTTTTCTGGTTGTAGGGAAAGCTTGGTTCAACGAACAGAACGTGCACGGCCCCTCCTCGCTAGGCCGACCCTCCCACCAGCTCTCCTGGCGGACGGTCGTGGGTTTCTGAAGGCGCAAGGCATCCGTCAGCGTCGACCCATCGCGGCCTCGCTCGAGCTGCTGCGAGGAGTGAAGCGGGTGGGTAACGCAGCAGATTCTTGGGCATACGGCCTTGCAGCGGAGTGCGGTTGAGAAGGTCGGCTCGAGCTGGTCTTTTGAGTTTCAAGATTATAGCGATCCGCGGTGGCCGTCGGCCTCAACTCGCGAGGCGACGGTAGAGCTCTTCGTAGAGGGCCCCTTGGCGCTGCCAGGAGAAGTCCTGGGCCATGCCGTTCTGCTGCAGCCGGCGCCAGCCCGCGCGGTCGCCGTAGGCCTCGAGGGCCTGATTCAGGGCCCAGCGGAAGCCCTGGACGTCGGCGTGCTCGAAGACGAATCCGGTGCCCTCCCGGCGGCTGCCGTCCCAGGGCTCGACCGTATCCGCCAGGCCGCCGGTGCGACGCACGATCGGAGGGGTGCCGTACTTCAGGCTGTACATCTGGTTGAGGCCGCAGGGCTCGTAGCGGGACGGCATCAGGAAGATGTCGGCGGCGGCCTCGATGAGATGGGCGAGCTCGTTGCTGTAGGCGCGGATGAAGCAAACCTGGCCGGGAAAGCGCTGCTGCAGGCCCTGGAAGAAGCGCTCGACGGAGCGTTCGCCGGTGCCCAGCGCGATCAGCTGGGCGCGGCCCGCCGCCAGGCACTCGGGGAGCGCTTCGAAGGTCAGGTCGAAGCCCTTCTGGTGAGTCAGCCGCGAAACCACACCGAGGAGTGGCAGGCCTTGGCGGTAGGGCATGGCGAGCTGTTCCAGCAGGTGCTGCTTGTTGCTCTCCTTGGGGTCGAGATCGTCGGCACCGTAAGGGTGGGGCAGGTGAGGATCCCCCGCCGGATCCCAGTCGCCGTAGTCGACCCCGTTGACGATGCCCACCAGCCGGTCCGAGCGCGCCCGCAGCAGGCGGTCGAGGCCGAAGCCGTAGCGCTCCGTCTGGATCTCCCGCGCGTGGGTGCGGCTGACCGTGGAGAGGCCGTCGGCGTAGAGGATGCCGGTCTTGAGGAAGCCGATCTGATCCGCTGCCAGGTCCTCCTGGTGGAGCAGCCGCGCATGGTCGCCGAGACCGAGGTCCGGCAGGATGGAGCCCGGGAAGATGCCCTGGTAGGCGATGTTGTGGATGGTGAGCAGCGTTTTGGTGTCGGCGAACAGGCGATCCCAGCCGTAGAGGCTGCGCAGGTAGAGGGGCAGCAGGCCGGTGTGCCAGTCGTTGGCGTGCACCACCTCCGGCGCCCACCCCATGCGCTGACAGCTCTCCAGCACGGCGCGACTGAACAGGATGAAACGGTGGTGCTCGTCGGGGTCGTTGCCGTACAGGCTCGAGCGATGGAAGAGCGCCGGGCAGTCGATCAAATAGACCCACAGGGACGAGTCCGGGAGCGGCGTGGTGGCGACCGAAAAGTGGTAGCGCTGGCGGCCGATGTCGAGGGGAATGCGCTGCAGGAACTCGACCGCGTGGAGCGGCGCCTCGCCGAGGTCGATGCGCGAGTAGAAGGGCAGGAAGGTGCGGACGTCGTGGCCGCGCCGGCTGAGATCCCGCGACAGGGCCGCGACGACATCCGCCAGGCCGCCGGTCTTGGCGAAAGGGGCGACCTCGGAGGCGGCGAGGCAGATCTTCACGGGCGTTGCCTAGACGGTCGTCCCGGGGGCGATGGTGGCGCCGCGGTGGACCACGATGACGCCGTCGCGAATCGAGTAGCCGTCGCCGTCGGCGTGGTCCACGCCGGCCTCGTTGATCAGCCGGCAGTCGTCGCCGATGCGGCTGTCGAGATCGACGATGGCGCCGCGGATGTGGCAGTCGCGACCGATGCCGAGGGGCACCGTCGCCTCCTTGCGATGCTCGTA
The window above is part of the Acidobacteriota bacterium genome. Proteins encoded here:
- a CDS encoding SLC13 family permease, giving the protein MTIEIGFLLALLAGMVYLFLTEKLPVDLTAFAGLVILTLTGYLTADEAFTGFASSAVITMLSIFIVSAALLHTGLADMVGSRLHRWVGNREVPLIITLMLIAGVLSAFMNNIAATAVLMPAVAALARQAKIPPSRLFMPLAFGAILGGTTTLVGTPPNILAAEMLRERGLEPFELFDFTPIGLAILAIGVLFMTTLGRRLLPTRETHGPALSEAGDLAQVYQLDQELFTLRIPESSPLNGLTLGEAKLGTALGTQVVAIERRGKRRPAPAADTLLRGGDSLFIQGRIADLEEMLRLKNLRVSKATTADIPLPRGGIGGAQLALSAGSSFVGKTLRELDFRKRCGLVVLAIERGDELLLRQVGSEVLAAGDHLLALGHRRDLEALSESRDLEVLALGFKALSPMRDELFQIAIPEGSALAGMTLAGSRLGELSGPAVAGIIRGEEILLIVSPDEVLRAGDRLLLTGKPSRIVSLVELGDVELEEGVGSAEPAVFESDEVAVVEASVAPRSAAIGQSLGDLRFRDRYGLQVLALWRRGEPVHHRLARLALEVGDALLLQGPREKIGQLAAESDFVVLSARHEVPRRTRKAPFALGGLLLMVAMVMAGFQPIHVAAFTAATVVVLLGAVTMEEAYRAIEWRAIFLVAAVLPVGVAMERTGAAQLIADQVGELAGPWGPYAVLGALVVLSSILSQGLDGAPAVVLLTPVVLQTAEGMGVSPYPFMMGASLAASAAFMTPFSHKANLLVMGAGGYRSMDYLKVGTPLTIVLLAVMTAMIPLFFPF
- a CDS encoding ATP-grasp domain-containing protein translates to MKALKEVGARVTGIGERPLAYLSDDLKSWLDGYEEVRSVVDEGAMLEAVRRIQKRGPWVDLLEATVEAHILPVAKVREACGIPGTSVRTAWLCRDKPAMKEALRQGGIPCAQSTGAESPPEARAFAERVGYPLIFKPRSGAGAAGTIRVDDDRGLERAIAEHRLAHGGSVAIEEFIEGHEGFWDTLSVRGEPLHEFISHYYPRVLDAMRSREVNPYLVTTNRLEAESYQEVRHLGRKVIEILGIGTSATHMEWFFGPKGLKFSEIGCRPPGVGVWDVYSAANDIDVYREWAMTLVHGRRGEDASRRFSAGMIALRPSGDGRIAGYEGIDEMQNAFGQWVIDAHLPPPGSPTQPVEAGYMANAWVRMRHPDYDELRRIFDIVGRKVRVHAH
- a CDS encoding glycogen synthase; this encodes MKICLAASEVAPFAKTGGLADVVAALSRDLSRRGHDVRTFLPFYSRIDLGEAPLHAVEFLQRIPLDIGRQRYHFSVATTPLPDSSLWVYLIDCPALFHRSSLYGNDPDEHHRFILFSRAVLESCQRMGWAPEVVHANDWHTGLLPLYLRSLYGWDRLFADTKTLLTIHNIAYQGIFPGSILPDLGLGDHARLLHQEDLAADQIGFLKTGILYADGLSTVSRTHAREIQTERYGFGLDRLLRARSDRLVGIVNGVDYGDWDPAGDPHLPHPYGADDLDPKESNKQHLLEQLAMPYRQGLPLLGVVSRLTHQKGFDLTFEALPECLAAGRAQLIALGTGERSVERFFQGLQQRFPGQVCFIRAYSNELAHLIEAAADIFLMPSRYEPCGLNQMYSLKYGTPPIVRRTGGLADTVEPWDGSRREGTGFVFEHADVQGFRWALNQALEAYGDRAGWRRLQQNGMAQDFSWQRQGALYEELYRRLAS